One genomic region from Corvus hawaiiensis isolate bCorHaw1 chromosome 28, bCorHaw1.pri.cur, whole genome shotgun sequence encodes:
- the JUND gene encoding transcription factor JunD, with the protein METPFYHDDVLSGLGSGFAPSSGSSGLLLPFPGGSMMKKDALGMALPEQVAAALKAPGAASGEAAGLLGSADLGLLKLASPELERLIIQSNGLVTTTPTSGQFLYPKAAASEEQEFAEGFVKALEDLHKQNQLGGGAAGSGGGAGGGGGGGSGGAGELPAAGMAPEPPVYANLSTYPAVSYAADPGPFAAPPPRLPPPPPPPPLKDEPQIVPEVPSFGESPPLSPIDMDTQERIKAERKRLRNRIAASKCRKRKLERISRLEEKVKSLKSQNTELASTASLLREQVAQLKQKVLSHVNSGCQLLPQHQHQVPAY; encoded by the coding sequence ATGGAAACACCCTTCTACCATGATGATGTGTTGAGCGGCCTCGGCAGCGGCTTCGCCCCGTCCTCCGGCAGCAGCGGgctcctcctgcctttccccGGCGGCAGCATGATGAAGAAGGACGCGCTCGGGATGGCCTTACCGGAACAGGTGGCGGCGGCGCTGAAAGCCCCCGGCGCGGCCAGCGGCGAGGCGGCGGGGCTGCTGGGCTCGGCCGACCTGGGACTGCTCAAGCTGGCGTCCCCGGAGCTGGAGCGGCTCATCATCCAGTCCAACGGGCTGGTCACCACCACCCCGACCAGCGGCCAGTTCCTCTACCCTAAAGCGGCCGCCTCCGAGGAGCAGGAGTTCGCCGAGGGTTTCGTGAAGGCGCTGGAGGACTTGCACAAGCAGAACCAGctgggcggcggcgcggcgggcagcggcggcggcgcgggcggcggcggtggGGGAGGAAGCGGCGGCGCGGGCGAGCTGCCCGCCGCCGGGATGGCCCCGGAGCCGCCGGTGTACGCCAACCTCAGCACCTACCCGGCCGTCAGCTACGCCGCCGACCCCGGCCCGTtcgcggcgccgccgccgcggctgccgccgccgccgcccccgccgccgctaaAGGACGAGCCGCAGATCGTGCCGGAGGTGCCGAGCTTCGGGGAGAGCCCGCCGCTGTCCCCCATCGACATGGACACGCAGGAGCGCATCAAGGCGGAACGGAAGCGGCTGAGGAACCGCATCGCCGCCTCCAAGTGCCGCAAGAGGAAGCTGGAGCGGATCTCCCGGCTGGAGGAGAAGGTGAAGAGCCTCAAGAGCCAGAATACGGAGCTCGCCTCCACCGCCAGCCTGCTCCGCGAGCAGGTCGCCCAGCTCAAGCAGAAGGTGCTCAGCCACGTCAACAGCGGCTGCCaactcctgccccagcaccagcaccaggtGCCGGCGTACTGA
- the LOC125317719 gene encoding uncharacterized LOC729966 homolog yields MARGALRLLCCAAALLAAAGPEPVSRNSSGTAVSPSPPSSAAATSQGTHSGTPAGSDSGGVNAAPSNPPTTPTPSKTLGSTAPPASSSSTTTAPTPSKTSGSTAPPASSSNTTTAPAPSKTSGSTAPPASSSNPPTAPTPSKTSGSTAPPASSSNTTTAPSSARTAGSTTPLAPSSNATTAPTPSHTSMSRSTEHPSNSTATPAPSSPRPSGPASPTPTVSPAPNSTSTVTTSSRTRAAVGSAAGNSEQHPTELSPGVVVVISLSVCLLLAGVAVLLVRLSQRGTLPFQHLDEVPMSKVMEGAPVTPPSPR; encoded by the exons ATGGCCCGGGGCGCGCTCCGCCTGCTCTGCTGCGCCGCTGCCTTGCTCGCTGCTGCAG GTCCAGAGCCAG TGTCTCGGAACAGCTCAGGGACAGCCGTGTCACCATCTCcacccagctcagctgcagccaccAGCCAGGGGACTCACAGTGGGACTCCAGCCGGCTCTGACTCAGGAGGGGTCAATGCAGCTCCATCCAACCCACCCACGACACCAACTCCGTCTAAGACTTTGGGATCAACAGCACCTCCAGCATCTTCATCCAGCACCACCACAGCACCAACTCCATCCAAGACTTCGGGATCAACAGCACCTCCAGCATCTTCATCCAACACCACCACAGCACCAGCTCCATCTAAGACTTCGGGATCAACAGCACCTCCAGCATCTTCATCCAACCCACCCACGGCACCAACTCCATCCAAGACTTCGGGATCAACAGCACCTCCAGCATCTTCATCCAACACCACCACGGCACCATCTtcagccaggacagcaggatcaaCAACACCTTTGGCACCCTCATCCAATGCCACCACAGCACCAACTCCATCCCACACGAGCATGTCCAGATCCACAGAGCATCCATCCAACTCAACGGCAACACCAGCCCCATCTTCACCCAGACCCTCTGGGCCTGCTTCCCCCACACCCACTGTGAGCCCGGCTCCCAACAGCACCAGCACTGTCACCACCAGCTCCAGAACGAGAGCAGCTGTTGGCAGCGCAGCTGGTAACTCTG agcagcacccCACTGAGCTGAGCCCTGGTGTGGTCGTCGTCATCTCCCTGTCcgtctgcctgctgctggcaggggtgGCCGTGCTGCTGGTGCGGCTGTCCCAGCGCGGGACCCTCCCCTTCCAGCACCTGGATGAGGTGCCCATG AGCAAAGTGATGGAGGGGGCCCCCGTcactcccccctccccccggtGA
- the LSM4 gene encoding U6 snRNA-associated Sm-like protein LSm4: MLPLSLLKTAQNHPMLVELKNGETYNGHLVSCDNWMNINLREVICTSRDGDKFWRMPECYIRGSTIKYLRIPDEIIDMVKEEVVSKGRGRGGMQQQKQQKGRGVGGAGRGVFGGRGRGIPGSGRGQQEKKPGRQSAKQ, encoded by the exons ATG CTGCCCCTGTCCTTGCTGAAGACGGCGCAGAACCACCCCATG CTGGTGGAGCTGAAGAACGGGGAGACGTACAACGGGCACCTGGTGAGCTGCGACAACTGGATGAACATCAACCTGCGGGAGGTCATCTGCACGTCGCGG GACGGGGACAAGTTCTGGAGGATGCCAGAGTGCTACATCCGCGGCAGCACCATCAAATACCTGCGGATCCCCGACGAAATCATTGACATGGTGAAGGAGGAGGTGGTGTCCAAGGGCAGAGGCCGTGGTgggatgcagcagcagaagcagcagaagggcCGTGGGGTTGGAGGAGCTGGACGAG GTGTGTTCGGTGGCCGTGGCCGAGGAATTCCAGGCAGTGGAAGAggccagcaggaaaaaaagccaggcaGGCAATCAGCCAAGCAGTGA